One window of Triticum dicoccoides isolate Atlit2015 ecotype Zavitan chromosome 5A, WEW_v2.0, whole genome shotgun sequence genomic DNA carries:
- the LOC119304363 gene encoding homeobox-leucine zipper protein HOX10 — protein sequence MAAAMAMRGGSSDGGGSDRGAGMDSGKYVRYTPEQVETLERVYADCPKPTSSRRQQLLRECPILANIEARQIKVWFQNRRCRDKLRKESSRLESVNRKVSAMNKLLMEENERLQKQVSQLVHENAQVRQQLQNTSMANDASCESNVTAPQNPIRDASNPSGLLSIAEETLTEFLSKATGTAIEWVQMPGMKPGPDSVGIVAISHGCRGVAARACGLVNLEPTKVVEILKDRPSWFRDCRSLEVFTVLPGANGGTIELVYTQLYAPTTLVPARDFWTLRYTTIVEDGSLVVCERSLSGSGGGPSAASAQQFVRAEMLPSGYLVRPCDGGGSIVHIVDHLEFEAWNIPEVLRPLYESSRVVAQKMTTAALRHIRQIAQETSGEVVYALGRQPAVLRTFSQRLSRGFNDAISGFNDDGWSIMAGDGIEDVVVACNSTKKIRSISNGVNAFEAPGGTICAKASMLLQSVPPAILVRFLREHRSEWADYSMDAYLASALKTSTCSFPGLRPMRFSGSQIIMPLAHTVENEEILEVVRLEGQPLSHDEVLLSRDIDMLQLCTGIDEKSVGSSFQLVFAPIDDFPDDAPLISSGFRVIPLDMKTDVVSSGRTLDLASSLEVGSTAAQASGASSDDCNVRSVLTIAFQFPYELHLQDSVAAMARQYVRSIVSAVQRVSIAISPSQSGLNAGQRILSGLPEAATLARWICQSYHYHLGVELLTQSDVAGEALLKMLWHYQDAILCCSFKEVPVFTFANKAGLDMLETSLVALQDLTLDKIFDEPGRKALFSEISKLVEEGHVYLPSGVCMSGMGRHVSFDQAVAWKVLGEDSSVHCLALCFVNWSFV from the exons ATGGCTGCGGCAATGGCGATGAGAGGGGGGAGCAGCGACGGCGGTGGCTCGGATAGGGGAGCCGGGATGGACTCCGGGAAATACGTGCGGTACACGCCCGAGCAGGTCGAGACGCTCGAGCGGGTGTACGCCGACTGCCCCAAGCCGACGTCCTCCCGCAGGCAGCAGCTGCTGCGTGAGTGCCCCATACTTGCAAACATCGAGGCGAGGCAGATCAAGGTCTGGTTCCAGAACAGAAG GTGCCGAGATAAGCTGCGGAAAGAGTCTTCACGGCTCGAGTCCGTGAACAGGAAGGTGTCAGCCATGAATAAGCTTCTTATGGAAGAGAACGAACGTCTCCAGAAACAGGTCTCCCAGCTGGTTCATGAGAATGCACAAGTGCGGCAGCAGCTGCAGAAT ACTTCAATGGCAAATGATGCAAGCTGTGAATCAAATGTGACCGCCCCTCAAAACCCTATAAGGGATGCAAGTAACCCTTCTGG GCTCCTTTCAATTGCAGAGGAGACCTTGACAGAATTCCTCTCGAAGGCTACTGGGACAGCTATTGAATGGGTCCAGATGCCTGGGATGAAG CCTGGTCCGGATTCGGTTGGTATTGTGGCCATTTCACATGGTTGCCGTGGTGTTGCTGCCCGTGCCTGTGGTTTGGTGAATTTAGAACCAACAAAA GTTGTAGAGATCTTGAAAGATCGACCGTCTTGGTTCCGTGATTGTCGAAGCCTGGAAGTCTTCACGGTGTTACCAGGTGCAAATGGAGGAACAATTGAACTTGTGTACACACAG TTGTATGCTCCAACAACTTTAGTCCCTGCACGTGATTTTTGGACTCTAAGGTATACAACCATAGTGGAAGATGGCAGTCTTGTG GTCTGCGAGAGATCCTTGAGTGGTTCTGGGGGTGGTCCAAGTGCAGCTTCTGCACAGCAGTTTGTCAGAGCTGAAATGCTTCCAAGTGGATATTTAGTCCGCCCCTGTGATGGTGGAGGTTCCATTGTGCATATAGTGGACCATCTGGAATTTGAG GCATGGAATATTCCTGAAGTGCTTCGTCCACTCTATGAGTCTTCTAGGGTTGTTGCTCAGAAAATGACTACTGCG GCACTCCGCCACATCAGACAAATTGCTCAAGAAACAAGCGGTGAGGTGGTGTATGCCCTGGGGAGGCAACCTGCAGTACTACGGACCTTTAGTCAAAGGCTGAGCAG AGGTTTTAATGATGCCATCAGTGGTTTCAATGATGATGGTTGGTCCATAATGGCTGGAGATGGCATTGAAGATGTAGTCGTTGCTTGCAACTCAACTAAGAAAATTAGGAGCATCAGCAATGGTGTTAATGCTTTCGAAGCCCCTGGAGGTACTATATGTGCCAAGGCATCAATGTTACTGCAG AGTGTCCCACCTGCGATACTAGTTCGATTTCTGAGGGAACATAGATCCGAGTGGGCTGATTACAGTATGGATGCATATTTGGCTTCAGCACTGAAAACAAGCACATGTTCATTCCCTGGGCTGCGTCCAATGAGATTTTCTGGGAGCCAGATCATCATGCCACTTGCTCACACAGTAGAGAATGAGGAG ATTCTTGAAGTTGTTCGCCTTGAGGGACAACCTCTTAGTCATGATGAAGTTCTTCTTTCAAGGGATATCGACATGCTTCAG ctTTGCACAGGAATAGATGAGAAATCTGTGGGATCCTCCTTCCAGCTGGTCTTTGCACCAATTGATGATTTTCCAGATGATGCTCCCTTGATTTCATCCGGCTTTCGTGTTATACCACTTGATATGAAAACA GACGTTGTATCCTCTGGTAGGACATTAGATTTGGCATCTAGCCTTGAAGTAGGCTCCACTGCAGCCCAAGCCTCCGGTGCATCTTCAGATGATTGTAATGTGCGATCTGTGCTGACAATCGCCTTTCAATTCCCTTATGAGCTGCATCTTCAAGACAGTGTTGCAGCCATGGCCCGTCAGTACGTTCGTAGCATTGTTTCTGCTGTTCAAAGAGTGTCGATTGCTATATCCCCATCTCAATCTGGTCTAAATGCCGGGCAGAGGATACTCTCTGGCCTTCCTGAAGCAGCGACACTTGCTCGGTGGATTTGCCAGAGCTATCA TTACCATCTGGGGGTAGAGTTACTTACTCAATCAGATGTTGCTGGGGAAGCATTGTTGAAGATGCTATGGCACTACCAAGATGCTATCCTGTGCTGCTCTTTTAAG GAAGTACCCGTGTTCACATTCGCCAACAAGGCAGGTCTTGACATGTTGGAAACTTCCCTCGTCGCCTTACAAGACCTGACATTGGACAAGATCTTTGATGAACCTGGAAGAAAAGCATTATTCTCTGAGATCTCAAAGTTGGTGGAAGAG GGCCATGTGTACCTGCCATCAGGCGTGTGCATGTCGGGGATGGGCCGGCACGTCTCCTTCGATCAGGCCGTGGCGTGGAAGGTGCTCGGCGAGGACAGCAGCGTCCACTGCCTGGCCTTGTGCTTCGTCAACTGGTCCTTCGTGTGA